A stretch of the Meles meles chromosome 19, mMelMel3.1 paternal haplotype, whole genome shotgun sequence genome encodes the following:
- the NAPSA gene encoding napsin-A, with protein sequence MSLLPLLLLLLLPPPLLTVEPLLTVEPSRSSLIRIPLRRVYPGHGTLNPLRGWGKPAVPPSLEAPSPGDKPVFVPLSNYLNVQYYGEIGLGTPPQNFSVVFDTGSSNLWVPSIRCHFLSLPCWFHHRFNSKASSSFQPNGTKFAIQYGTGKLDGILSEDKLTIGGIKGASVMFGEALWEPSLVFTFAHFDGVLGLGFPILAVGGVRPPLDTLVDEGLLDKPIFSFYLNRDPKAVDGGELVLGGSDPTHYIPPLTFLPVTIPAYWQIHVERVNVGTGLTLCAQGCAAILDTGTSLITGPTEEIQALHAAIGGVSLLLGEYLIQCSKIPTLPPVSFLLGGVWFNLTAQDYVIQIARGGVRLCLSGFQALDIPPPAGPLWILGDVFLRTYVAVFDRGNLTDGARVGLARARSREAGPQGGGPARAQGTGWRAG encoded by the exons ATGTCCCTGCtaccgctgctgctgctcctgctgctgccgccgccgctgctgacTGTGGAGCCGCTGCTGACTGTGGAGCCCTCCCGGTCCTCGCTGATCCG GATCCCTCTCCGCCGTGTCTACCCTGGACATGGGACCCTGAACCCACTGAGGGGATGGGGGAAGCCAGCAGTGCCCCCCAGTTTGGAGGCCCCATCCCCTGGGGACAAGCCTGTCTTTGTACCTCTCTCTAACTACCTGAAT GTCCAGTATTATGGGGAAATTGGACTGGGAACACCCCCACAAAACTTCTCTGTCGTCTTTGACACTGGCTCCTCCAACCTCTGGGTCCCGTCCATAAGATGCCACTTCTTGAGTCTGCCCTGCt GGTTCCACCACCGCTTCAACTCCAAAGCCTCCAGCTCCTTCCAACCCAATGGGACCAAATTTGCCATTCAGTATGGAACTGGGAAGCTTGATGGCATCCTGAGTGAGGACAAGCTTACT ATTGGAGGAATTAAGGGTGCATCAGTGATGTTTGGAGAAGctctgtgggagcccagcctggtCTTCACTTTTGCCCACTTCGATGGGGtactgggcctcggtttccccattcTAGCCGTGGGAGGAGTTCGGCCCCCACTGGATACACTGGTGGACGAGGGGCTACTGGATAAACCCATCTTCTCCTTCTACCTCAACAG GGATCCTAAGGCAGTGGATGGAGGAGAGctggtcctgggtggctcagatccaACTCACTATATCCCACCCCTCACTTTCTTGCCAGTCACGATCCCTGCCTACTGGCAGATCCACGTGGAGCG TGTGAACGTGGGCACAGGGCTGACTCTTTGCGCTCAGGGCTGTGCTGCTATCCTGGACACGGGCACATCCCTCATCACAGGACCCACTGAAGAGATCCAGGCCCTGCATGCAGCCATTGGAGGAGTCTCCTTGCTGTTGGGGGAG TACCTCATCCAGTGCTCGAAAATTCCAACACTTCCTCCAGTCTCCTTCCTCCTTGGTGGGGTCTGGTTTAACCTTACAGCCCAGGACTATGTCATCCAG ATTGCTCGGGGTGGTGTCCGCCTCTGCTTGTCTGGCTTCCAGGCCCTGGACATACCTCCGCCTGCAGGGCCCCTCTGGATTCTTGGCGATGTCTTCTTGCGGACCTACGTAGCGGTCTTCGATCGCGGGAACCTAACAGATGGTGCCCGAGTCGGGCTGGCTCGCGCCCGCTCTCGCGAAGCAGGACCACAAGGGGGCGGGCCCGCGCGGGCGCAGGGCACCGGTTGGCGCGCTGGTTAG